Proteins from a single region of Acidovorax sp. NCPPB 3576:
- a CDS encoding ParA family protein, with protein sequence MLTLTVVATKGGVGKTTLSANLGGLLADLGYRVLLVDADVQPSLTRYFKLSHAAENGLTNMVMGGILSADCVSHIELPPEDFPGDHSRLNVQGGFMHLVASDTRDGRLQDWLSNRLDRLVRIRMSLASADVQRDYDVVIIDTQGAVGHLQDAAVNAADILIAPASPDIVSAREFVDGTLKLMERLESSVNMGFTVPAMKAIINRVERTVDSDAMSGLIRNQFLEMRGRVSVLSTTVPSTVAYKKAATAQVPVHWIDPIKAGDVMHALLWELIPSLVNKYAPNHRGEIVQAIRPAHESPAEPELKEEAGPAGSTASA encoded by the coding sequence ATGCTCACACTCACCGTCGTCGCCACCAAGGGCGGCGTAGGCAAAACCACACTCTCAGCCAACCTGGGAGGGCTGCTGGCCGATCTCGGCTACCGCGTCCTTTTGGTCGATGCGGACGTGCAGCCGTCGCTCACGCGGTATTTCAAGCTGTCCCATGCGGCAGAAAATGGCCTCACCAACATGGTAATGGGCGGCATTTTGTCCGCCGATTGTGTGAGCCATATCGAATTGCCTCCGGAGGATTTTCCGGGAGACCATTCTCGCTTGAATGTGCAGGGTGGTTTCATGCACCTGGTCGCCTCCGATACCCGCGACGGACGGCTGCAGGACTGGCTGTCCAACCGCCTGGATCGCCTGGTGCGCATCCGCATGTCGCTCGCCAGCGCCGACGTGCAGCGCGACTATGACGTGGTGATCATCGACACGCAAGGCGCCGTGGGCCACCTGCAGGATGCCGCGGTCAACGCGGCCGACATCCTGATCGCCCCCGCCTCGCCCGACATCGTGTCGGCGCGCGAGTTTGTGGACGGCACGCTCAAACTGATGGAGCGCCTGGAGTCCTCGGTGAACATGGGGTTCACCGTGCCGGCCATGAAGGCCATCATCAACCGCGTGGAACGCACCGTGGATTCGGATGCCATGTCGGGCCTTATCCGAAACCAGTTCCTGGAAATGCGCGGGCGCGTGTCCGTCCTCTCCACCACCGTGCCTAGCACGGTCGCCTACAAGAAAGCCGCAACGGCGCAAGTGCCCGTGCACTGGATCGACCCCATCAAGGCGGGCGACGTGATGCATGCGCTTCTTTGGGAATTGATCCCCTCACTCGTCAACAAGTACGCCCCGAACCACCGAGGCGAGATCGTGCAGGCCATCCGGCCAGCACATGAGTCTCCAGCCGAGCCGGAGCTCAAGGAGGAAGCCGGCCCTGCCGGCAGCACGGCATCGGCGTGA
- a CDS encoding metallophosphoesterase family protein translates to MNSLGIVQDGLDSPLNGLSAYPDAPAEQLRGATRDAFTALVDRAIEEAVDFTVIAGDLYDGSWRDYNTGIFFCKEMGRLKRAGIPAYVLFGNHDAESEMTRKLELPDNVHAFGANKPQTFKIDGLAVSLHGQSFKQRDVTTNLVTGYPAPTAGHFNIGVLHTALEGYASHATYAPCTVDELQAKGYQYWALGHVHEFEQWKGASTIVFPGNLQGRNVRECGRRGAVLVSVDEAGDVEVERIFIDILRWEQVPVDASDCDTLEEVVRKTGRALEALLDTDGEVPRAARITITGKTKAHGELFGLEAQLRNEVLAQIASIGNDRLWLEKVRIQTHPVVDAAKLHERMDAFTDLQAILEEAATDVTFIEELQAALAPFAGKAPLDLQPLVPLIEQVRKGDLKDLVDEVAPGLLAHLAQVE, encoded by the coding sequence ATCAACAGCTTGGGAATTGTTCAGGACGGACTAGATAGCCCGCTCAACGGGCTATCCGCCTACCCGGATGCCCCTGCGGAGCAGCTTCGCGGCGCGACCCGGGATGCCTTCACCGCGCTGGTAGACCGCGCCATCGAGGAGGCCGTGGACTTCACGGTCATCGCCGGCGACCTCTATGACGGTTCCTGGCGCGACTACAACACGGGCATCTTTTTCTGCAAGGAGATGGGTCGCCTGAAGCGTGCCGGCATCCCAGCGTATGTTCTGTTCGGCAACCATGACGCAGAGAGTGAGATGACCCGGAAGCTGGAACTCCCGGACAATGTGCATGCCTTCGGCGCCAACAAGCCGCAGACTTTCAAGATCGACGGACTGGCCGTTTCCCTCCACGGCCAGAGCTTCAAACAGCGAGACGTCACCACCAACCTGGTTACGGGCTACCCCGCACCGACTGCTGGTCACTTCAATATCGGCGTGCTCCACACCGCGCTGGAGGGGTATGCCTCCCATGCCACCTATGCGCCATGTACTGTCGACGAGTTGCAGGCCAAGGGCTACCAATACTGGGCCCTGGGGCACGTGCACGAGTTCGAGCAGTGGAAGGGCGCTTCGACCATCGTGTTCCCCGGCAACCTGCAGGGTCGCAATGTTCGCGAGTGCGGCCGGCGAGGCGCCGTGCTGGTTTCGGTGGATGAGGCAGGGGATGTCGAGGTCGAGCGCATCTTCATCGACATCCTGCGCTGGGAGCAGGTCCCGGTGGACGCCTCGGACTGCGACACCCTTGAAGAGGTAGTGCGCAAGACAGGGCGCGCATTGGAAGCCCTTCTCGATACCGATGGCGAGGTGCCACGCGCGGCCCGCATCACAATCACAGGGAAGACAAAGGCCCACGGTGAGCTGTTTGGCCTTGAAGCGCAACTGCGCAACGAGGTGCTCGCCCAGATAGCGAGCATCGGCAACGACCGGCTTTGGCTCGAGAAGGTTCGAATCCAGACGCATCCCGTGGTCGACGCAGCAAAGCTTCACGAACGCATGGACGCCTTTACCGATCTGCAGGCCATCCTTGAAGAAGCAGCCACGGATGTCACCTTCATTGAGGAGCTGCAGGCCGCATTGGCTCCGTTTGCCGGCAAGGCGCCGCTGGACCTCCAGCCGCTCGTGCCGCTCATCGAGCAAGTCCGCAAGGGCGACCTGAAGGACCTTGTCGACGAAGTCGCGCCCGGCCTGCTGGCGCACCTAGCTCAGGTGGAGTGA
- a CDS encoding AAA family ATPase gives MTILTEIQKWASKLPAWQQHAIAVLYERPTPSPEDLEDILALLQDAHGIPDLIGREARTLTEDQIAVPQAGQSLVQLYAIKNLQHVNAMAPGKTLPLAPTGLTAIYGDNGVGKSGYTRVLKKACRARDRSEAIRPNAYKHPILADAATADFDAIVDGVDAKLHWADGKPSPAELSSIAIFDSRCARAYVDNQGDFSYVPYGLDILEGLAKVCAWLKDRIARDPGAGKPNLEPFAKLALSPTPAGILAKTLSVKTLKADIERLATLSEVELKQLETLTTTLGEADPKKKAAELRVKASRVEGLIQRINAAVAIVAQPKTDELHALVDKSNQAKAVAQAVAQSFKAMDTLEGTGGDPWLEMFKAARQFCATSHAVHDFPHLKGDAKCPLCQNLVGEAGAERLRVFDQYIEGEAAKAAANARKEAGAAFKTIVDAALELNFDETLAHDLEVVPELAIRCTELQKALKERRDAVRAAVNVESGVTWDQVPTLSEDPCDTLNVTVAAWREAAAKLEQSRDAAARAKMEKELAELQARHQLAELKATALATIDSFVLSAKLSECATATATTQISRKSTELTSTMATKEVAEALSEELLALGVNNISVAMQPSSTKAKTTFKLVLKCESGAVPQDILSEGEQRAIAIASFLAEVKLGKGKGGIVFDDPVSSLDHARRERVARRLAAEAQERQLVVFTHDIFFLNVLMHEAGALGLNPKALTLNQTPEGFGVAEETLPFAGANVSQRVGMLRNKQVECARRHKSGDKVGYELLARDLYNDLRMSWERGVEEILLNEVVLRFRRGVETNRLKKVAVEQEDLKAITAGMGRCSAFTGHDGAMVANVPSPSLDEMTADINDLDGWRKSAVERQKKR, from the coding sequence ATGACCATCCTGACCGAAATCCAAAAGTGGGCGTCGAAGCTGCCCGCTTGGCAGCAGCATGCAATCGCTGTGCTCTACGAGCGCCCAACGCCGTCGCCCGAGGACCTCGAAGACATTCTGGCGTTGCTCCAGGATGCTCATGGAATACCTGACCTCATCGGCCGCGAAGCGCGGACACTGACCGAGGACCAAATCGCTGTTCCTCAAGCAGGCCAGTCCCTCGTTCAGCTCTACGCCATCAAGAACCTCCAGCACGTCAACGCCATGGCGCCGGGGAAGACGCTTCCTCTGGCTCCAACTGGGCTGACCGCGATCTATGGCGACAACGGCGTCGGCAAATCTGGCTATACCCGGGTACTCAAGAAGGCCTGCCGCGCTCGCGACCGCTCTGAAGCGATCCGGCCAAACGCCTATAAGCACCCTATCCTCGCTGACGCCGCAACCGCCGATTTCGATGCCATCGTCGATGGTGTCGACGCCAAGCTTCACTGGGCCGACGGAAAACCTTCGCCGGCTGAGCTCTCCAGCATCGCTATCTTTGACTCTCGCTGCGCCCGCGCGTACGTCGACAACCAAGGTGACTTTTCCTACGTGCCCTATGGGCTCGACATCCTTGAAGGCCTCGCCAAGGTGTGCGCTTGGCTGAAGGATCGCATCGCGCGCGATCCAGGGGCTGGCAAACCGAACCTTGAGCCCTTCGCCAAGCTCGCCCTCAGTCCTACACCGGCCGGCATCCTCGCCAAAACCCTCTCTGTCAAGACCCTCAAGGCAGACATCGAGCGCCTCGCAACCCTTTCTGAGGTGGAACTCAAGCAACTTGAGACCCTCACCACAACTCTGGGTGAGGCCGACCCGAAGAAAAAAGCGGCCGAACTGCGCGTGAAGGCCTCACGCGTCGAGGGGCTCATCCAGCGCATCAATGCAGCGGTCGCCATCGTCGCCCAGCCCAAGACAGACGAACTGCATGCCCTGGTGGATAAATCAAACCAGGCAAAGGCGGTTGCCCAAGCAGTAGCTCAGAGCTTCAAAGCGATGGACACCCTCGAGGGCACAGGCGGCGACCCCTGGTTGGAGATGTTCAAGGCCGCACGACAGTTCTGCGCGACATCCCACGCAGTGCATGACTTCCCTCACCTCAAGGGCGATGCGAAGTGCCCGCTCTGCCAGAACCTTGTAGGCGAGGCCGGCGCCGAGCGCCTGCGGGTTTTTGACCAGTACATCGAAGGCGAGGCTGCCAAAGCCGCGGCTAACGCACGCAAGGAAGCAGGTGCTGCATTCAAGACCATCGTTGACGCCGCGCTGGAACTCAATTTCGATGAGACGCTGGCGCACGACCTCGAAGTCGTCCCTGAACTGGCAATCCGCTGCACCGAGTTACAGAAGGCTCTCAAGGAGCGTCGCGATGCCGTCCGCGCGGCAGTCAATGTCGAGTCCGGCGTCACCTGGGATCAGGTCCCAACCCTATCCGAGGACCCGTGCGACACACTCAACGTGACTGTCGCGGCCTGGCGGGAGGCAGCCGCCAAGTTAGAGCAATCTCGGGACGCCGCAGCCCGCGCAAAGATGGAAAAGGAGCTGGCGGAGCTTCAAGCGCGTCACCAACTGGCTGAACTCAAGGCAACGGCGCTTGCCACCATCGATAGCTTCGTGCTCAGCGCGAAGCTGTCTGAGTGCGCGACGGCCACGGCCACGACCCAAATTTCGCGCAAGTCCACCGAACTCACCAGCACCATGGCCACCAAAGAGGTCGCGGAGGCGTTGAGCGAGGAGCTTCTGGCGCTTGGTGTGAACAACATCAGCGTCGCGATGCAGCCCTCCTCCACCAAGGCCAAGACCACGTTCAAGCTCGTGCTGAAGTGTGAGAGCGGGGCGGTTCCCCAGGATATTCTGAGTGAAGGCGAGCAGCGCGCCATTGCCATCGCGTCGTTCCTTGCCGAAGTCAAGCTCGGCAAAGGAAAGGGAGGCATCGTCTTCGATGACCCAGTCTCTTCGCTCGATCACGCCCGCCGGGAGCGCGTCGCGCGTCGTCTCGCAGCTGAAGCGCAGGAGAGGCAACTCGTCGTCTTCACACACGACATCTTCTTCCTCAATGTGCTCATGCACGAGGCCGGCGCGCTCGGCCTGAACCCGAAGGCCCTGACCCTAAATCAGACGCCTGAGGGCTTCGGGGTTGCCGAGGAGACCCTGCCCTTCGCTGGCGCCAACGTCTCACAGCGCGTTGGTATGCTCCGCAACAAGCAGGTCGAATGTGCGCGGAGGCACAAATCCGGAGATAAGGTCGGCTATGAGCTTCTTGCCAGAGACCTCTACAACGACCTGCGCATGTCCTGGGAGCGTGGCGTCGAAGAAATCCTGCTGAACGAAGTCGTTCTGCGCTTCCGCAGGGGCGTCGAGACCAACCGCCTGAAGAAGGTTGCGGTTGAGCAAGAAGACCTGAAAGCAATCACCGCCGGCATGGGCAGGTGCTCAGCGTTCACTGGCCACGATGGCGCGATGGTCGCCAACGTCCCGTCGCCGTCGCTGGACGAAATGACTGCCGACATCAACGACTTAGATGGTTGGCGCAAGTCGGCAGTCGAGCGGCAGAAGAAGCGGTAA
- a CDS encoding AAA family ATPase, producing MRLQNLNLVRFGKFTDTDIPLPNAEHDFHLIIGPNEAGKSTVRGAIADLLFGFPARYQSMSFLHQQSELRLAATVAEGAEQLAFIRTKGNKNTLRTVADAPLPDSALTPFMGQADRAFFETMFGLSHEQLVKGGDAILDASKDVSQVLFQSAAGIAGLGKVRDGLIAEADKLWGPRHSSSRAYYLASDQFEQANKDLKTATVRTKSWGDARAALDDVEARIAAATERKGKLQISRLKLERVRRLAPMVGELKQKLAELEALGEVLELPANASETQSSGEQELSVAETTLRQCELAVEQLTQQRDEAVFDAAVLASIDDIQGLSAFGESVRNHYAGLLARQAEVDRGLELARAAAAELGWPDSEDEAALRARLPNQLTLREVLRLVNEHGGLLQSTTSTAETVENKKAELAEAEEELKGMVVAEVSAALRSALSEAQAFRNTSAAQVKLDAAVKAAQRALDAAKSSLGQWGRAIEALQQMSVPSPERLTGLVAKRLRLESELTTAVDRVERAGQELDEAELEVKQFAEARHIVTGADVSEARDKRDAEWQSIKQGTTLLASGAAGLDAAIALADELVDTQLGSTTDAAKLQSLRQRVERADADRAAAVQTKERKEADLAAFDDEWQAVTTSLDLPGLALVDTHALMSKRDLVLSAHIALSEKEDALSQEVEASQAAIARLEAQMAQVGVAVQPQSPLPATLTQAEALVSDADSAMARRAQLVKQRDGGTSALGRLQAASDAATTGFEAWEAKWNAAVAAAGLSDYVKSVEDAEQAVANVHAVKDNLDKATSIKRDRIDTMNRDLEELKRLAAEVIETLGIARLRGIDAREVVRALAPKLREAEAGRARRAAADQSLSAAIEQRDTVQRQVEQVQAKVAPLLAAAGVASLAEAAPLVKRSSGERRLSREIELARAALTHGSDGLGLDAVIAEVDACDLGQVTVDLTSTEDTIDQVQTEQTRLAVEYTQAKLAVEAFGGGRDAANAEARKQEALAGMADASERYIKVTAAAKLLSWAIERYREQNQGPLLTRAGVIFATLTLGRFARLLVDFESAPPRLTALRACSKSFEQ from the coding sequence ATGCGGCTGCAGAACCTGAACCTGGTCCGCTTTGGCAAGTTTACCGACACCGACATCCCGCTGCCGAATGCGGAACACGACTTCCACCTCATCATCGGCCCCAACGAGGCAGGGAAGTCGACGGTCCGCGGCGCAATCGCAGACCTGCTCTTTGGTTTCCCAGCTCGCTACCAGTCGATGTCTTTTTTGCACCAGCAGTCAGAGTTGCGCCTGGCAGCCACTGTGGCGGAAGGAGCTGAGCAGCTCGCTTTCATCCGAACCAAGGGGAACAAGAACACGCTGCGCACGGTTGCCGACGCGCCCCTACCAGACAGCGCGCTCACGCCATTCATGGGGCAAGCGGACCGCGCATTCTTTGAGACGATGTTCGGGCTCAGCCACGAGCAGTTGGTCAAGGGCGGCGACGCGATCCTGGATGCCTCAAAAGACGTGAGCCAGGTACTGTTTCAGTCGGCCGCTGGCATTGCCGGTCTTGGAAAGGTGAGGGACGGGCTCATTGCTGAAGCCGACAAGCTTTGGGGTCCCCGACATTCCAGCAGCAGGGCGTACTACCTTGCGAGCGACCAGTTTGAACAGGCCAACAAGGACCTGAAGACAGCCACGGTGCGGACCAAGAGCTGGGGAGATGCTCGGGCAGCGCTCGACGACGTCGAAGCGCGCATCGCCGCAGCGACAGAGCGTAAGGGGAAGCTCCAGATCAGCCGGTTGAAACTGGAGCGGGTTCGGCGGCTGGCACCGATGGTCGGCGAGCTGAAACAGAAGCTCGCGGAGCTCGAGGCTTTGGGCGAGGTGCTGGAACTACCCGCGAACGCGTCAGAGACCCAAAGCTCAGGTGAGCAGGAGCTGTCGGTCGCCGAGACAACGCTTCGGCAGTGCGAGCTCGCCGTCGAGCAGCTCACGCAACAGCGGGACGAAGCGGTCTTCGACGCCGCCGTTCTTGCCTCAATAGACGACATCCAGGGATTGTCAGCCTTTGGTGAGAGCGTGCGAAACCACTACGCCGGCTTGCTCGCCAGGCAGGCGGAGGTCGATAGGGGCTTGGAGCTCGCTAGGGCGGCTGCAGCAGAGCTGGGCTGGCCAGATTCGGAGGATGAGGCAGCGTTGCGCGCCAGGCTGCCAAATCAGCTCACGCTTCGGGAGGTGCTGCGTCTGGTCAACGAGCACGGCGGCCTACTCCAGAGCACGACCTCAACCGCAGAAACCGTTGAGAACAAGAAGGCTGAGCTGGCCGAGGCCGAGGAGGAACTGAAAGGGATGGTCGTTGCCGAAGTTTCGGCAGCGTTGCGCAGCGCCTTGTCAGAGGCGCAGGCCTTCCGAAACACCTCGGCGGCTCAAGTCAAGCTGGATGCCGCGGTGAAGGCTGCTCAGCGCGCCTTGGACGCAGCGAAGTCAAGCCTGGGGCAGTGGGGGAGGGCGATTGAGGCCCTTCAGCAGATGTCGGTCCCCTCGCCCGAGCGGTTGACCGGCCTAGTGGCCAAGCGCCTGCGGCTGGAGTCCGAACTCACCACTGCGGTGGACCGTGTCGAGCGGGCCGGGCAGGAGCTTGATGAGGCAGAGCTCGAGGTCAAGCAGTTCGCGGAGGCACGCCACATCGTCACGGGCGCGGACGTTAGCGAGGCACGAGACAAGCGGGATGCCGAGTGGCAGTCCATCAAGCAAGGAACTACTCTTCTCGCATCCGGCGCAGCCGGCCTGGATGCTGCTATCGCTTTGGCCGACGAGCTTGTGGATACCCAGCTTGGTTCAACGACGGATGCAGCTAAGCTGCAGAGCCTGCGGCAGCGAGTAGAGCGCGCTGATGCGGACCGCGCGGCTGCGGTTCAAACCAAGGAGCGCAAAGAAGCTGACCTCGCAGCGTTCGACGATGAGTGGCAGGCTGTGACGACCTCTCTCGACCTACCAGGGCTCGCGCTTGTCGATACCCATGCGTTGATGTCCAAGCGCGACCTGGTCCTGTCTGCGCACATCGCTCTCAGCGAGAAAGAGGACGCCCTTAGCCAGGAGGTCGAGGCATCTCAAGCGGCGATTGCCCGGCTAGAGGCCCAAATGGCTCAAGTGGGTGTGGCGGTGCAGCCTCAGAGTCCCCTCCCAGCCACCTTGACCCAGGCTGAGGCACTGGTTTCCGATGCAGACAGCGCAATGGCCCGGCGAGCGCAGCTGGTCAAGCAGCGCGACGGTGGTACGAGCGCGCTCGGCCGACTACAGGCCGCCTCGGACGCCGCGACCACAGGGTTCGAGGCCTGGGAGGCGAAGTGGAATGCCGCGGTAGCGGCAGCCGGGCTTTCCGACTACGTGAAATCGGTTGAGGACGCCGAACAGGCCGTCGCCAACGTGCACGCGGTGAAGGACAACCTGGACAAGGCAACCTCCATCAAGCGTGACCGCATTGACACGATGAATCGCGACCTTGAGGAGTTGAAAAGGCTCGCGGCTGAAGTCATCGAAACCCTTGGAATTGCGAGGCTGCGTGGCATCGATGCAAGGGAAGTCGTACGCGCGCTGGCGCCGAAACTCAGGGAGGCTGAAGCGGGCAGGGCGCGCCGCGCCGCGGCCGACCAGTCTCTGAGTGCGGCCATAGAGCAGCGAGACACAGTGCAAAGGCAAGTCGAGCAGGTCCAGGCGAAGGTGGCGCCGCTGTTGGCCGCCGCCGGCGTTGCGTCTCTTGCTGAGGCTGCACCTTTGGTGAAGAGATCAAGCGGGGAGCGCAGGCTTTCTCGAGAGATTGAGCTTGCACGCGCGGCGCTCACGCACGGCTCGGATGGCCTTGGACTCGATGCAGTCATCGCTGAGGTTGATGCCTGTGACCTGGGCCAGGTCACCGTCGATTTGACGAGCACAGAGGACACCATCGACCAAGTGCAAACGGAACAGACCAGGCTCGCTGTCGAGTACACGCAGGCGAAGCTTGCTGTGGAGGCCTTCGGCGGTGGACGGGATGCTGCGAATGCCGAAGCTCGGAAGCAGGAAGCGCTGGCCGGCATGGCCGACGCCTCTGAGCGCTACATCAAGGTGACGGCGGCAGCCAAGCTGCTGAGCTGGGCCATCGAGCGCTACCGCGAGCAGAACCAGGGGCCGCTGTTGACGCGCGCGGGAGTCATCTTTGCGACGCTCACGCTCGGTCGATTCGCGAGGCTTCTTGTCGACTTCGAGAGCGCGCCGCCCAGACTGACGGCGCTTAGAGCCTGTTCAAAGTCTTTTGAGCAGTAG
- a CDS encoding IS5 family transposase (programmed frameshift): MRKSYPSDISREQFETVKPLLESARRKTAPRRVDLYEVFCAVLYLLRSGCQWRMLPEDFPKWRTVHAYFAIWSEPREGGSLLQQALKKNQVGVVRERLGRSACSAFLIVDAQSVKNTDTAASKGYDAGKKVSGIKRHIAVDTQGLPHAIAVTTAEVTDRKGALQALQRCKPALGRMQTLLCDSGYVGKPFAQGVQDILGGHVRVQIAKRSELHTFKVMPQRWVVERSFAWLEKNRRLWKNCERLLNTSLQLIHLAFLALLLKRL; encoded by the exons GTGAGAAAGAGCTATCCCAGCGACATCAGTCGCGAACAATTCGAGACCGTCAAGCCGCTGCTGGAGAGTGCGCGCAGGAAGACTGCGCCGCGCAGGGTGGATTTGTACGAGGTGTTCTGTGCAGTGCTGTACCTGCTCAGAAGCGGTTGCCAGTGGCGCATGCTGCCCGAGGATTTCCCCAAGTGGCGCACTGTGCACGCGTACTTTGCGATCTGGAGTGAGCCGCGTGAGGGTGGCAGCCTGCTTCAGCAGGCTTTAAA AAAAAATCAGGTTGGCGTGGTCCGAGAGAGACTGGGGCGCAGCGCCTGCAGCGCGTTCTTGATCGTGGACGCGCAGAGCGTGAAGAACACGGACACGGCGGCCTCGAAGGGCTATGACGCGGGCAAGAAGGTCTCCGGCATCAAGCGCCACATTGCAGTGGACACCCAAGGACTGCCGCATGCCATTGCGGTGACCACAGCAGAGGTGACGGACCGCAAAGGGGCCTTGCAGGCACTGCAGCGCTGCAAACCAGCTCTGGGTCGGATGCAAACCCTGCTGTGTGACAGCGGCTATGTGGGTAAACCTTTCGCTCAGGGCGTCCAAGACATTCTGGGCGGACATGTCAGGGTGCAGATTGCCAAGCGCAGTGAACTGCATACGTTCAAGGTGATGCCCCAACGCTGGGTGGTTGAGCGTAGTTTTGCATGGCTGGAGAAGAACCGGCGGTTGTGGAAGAACTGCGAGAGACTGCTCAACACCAGCCTGCAGTTGATTCACCTGGCGTTCTTGGCGCTACTGCTCAAAAGACTTTGA
- a CDS encoding IS5 family transposase, with the protein MRGADTFTESLFSVRKLDDFVPASHPLRPIRKMVNAALAKMDALFSRMYEADIKGGRPSIAPEKLLRAMLLQVLYSVRSERQLMEQVQYNLLFRWFIGLSMDDEVWVPSVFTKNRERLIEHDAVIEFFNEVLKIADKKHWLSGEHFSVDGTLIQAWAGHKSFARKGDDDASGDGRDGNSDNTDDGHGADAKANSDGGNFKGQRRSNDTHESTTDADARLYRKGNTASELRYMGHTLSDNRHGLVANAVVTLADGYAEREAAKAMINDARQAQADPMRTITLGADKGYDACEFIEACQAMNVTPHVAQNKSGRNSAVPEAIAQSEGYAVSQQKRKLIEQGFGWAKTVGGMRQVMVRGIKRVDQMFVLTMAGYNLVRMRTLGQWGQVRAQAVH; encoded by the coding sequence ATGCGCGGCGCCGACACCTTCACCGAGAGCCTGTTTTCCGTTCGCAAGCTCGACGACTTTGTCCCAGCCTCGCATCCCCTGCGTCCCATCCGCAAGATGGTCAACGCAGCCTTGGCCAAGATGGATGCCCTGTTCTCGCGCATGTACGAAGCAGACATCAAAGGCGGGCGCCCCAGCATCGCCCCCGAGAAGCTGCTGCGCGCCATGCTGCTGCAAGTGCTGTACAGCGTGCGCTCGGAGCGCCAGTTGATGGAGCAGGTGCAGTACAACCTCTTGTTTCGCTGGTTCATAGGCCTGTCCATGGACGACGAGGTCTGGGTACCCAGCGTGTTCACCAAGAATCGTGAGCGCCTGATCGAGCACGACGCCGTGATCGAGTTCTTCAACGAAGTGCTCAAGATCGCCGACAAGAAGCACTGGCTCTCGGGCGAGCACTTCAGTGTGGACGGCACGCTCATCCAGGCCTGGGCGGGCCACAAGAGCTTCGCGCGCAAAGGCGACGATGACGCGAGCGGTGATGGTCGTGATGGCAATAGTGACAACACAGATGATGGCCATGGTGCAGATGCCAAAGCCAACAGCGATGGCGGCAACTTCAAGGGCCAGCGGCGCAGCAACGACACCCACGAATCCACAACCGATGCCGATGCCCGGCTGTACCGCAAAGGCAATACCGCCAGCGAACTGCGCTACATGGGGCACACCCTGAGCGACAACCGCCACGGGCTGGTGGCCAATGCGGTAGTCACGCTGGCCGATGGCTACGCAGAACGGGAAGCAGCCAAGGCCATGATCAACGACGCCAGGCAGGCGCAGGCCGATCCCATGCGAACCATCACGCTGGGGGCAGACAAAGGCTATGACGCATGCGAATTCATTGAAGCGTGCCAGGCCATGAACGTCACGCCCCACGTGGCCCAGAACAAGTCAGGCAGAAACTCGGCCGTGCCCGAAGCCATTGCGCAAAGCGAAGGCTACGCGGTATCGCAACAAAAGAGAAAGCTCATCGAGCAAGGCTTTGGCTGGGCCAAGACCGTGGGCGGCATGAGGCAGGTGATGGTGCGAGGAATCAAGCGCGTGGACCAGATGTTCGTGCTGACGATGGCGGGCTACAACCTGGTGCGCATGCGCACGCTGGGGCAATGGGGACAGGTGCGTGCGCAGGCAGTGCATTGA